Part of the Campylobacteraceae bacterium genome, ATTGCAGCAGGGACCAGAACATTTTTTCCTAAGAGTATTACAGGATTAAATCATGCTAATGATATTAAAAAACTTCATCATGCAGTATTTTTTAAACAAAGTTTTGAAAACCAGCTTTTTAAAAAGATTGCCGATGAAGCAAAAATTTGTGACGATACACATATTGCTGTTATTGGTGCTGGTTTATCTGGTGTTGAGATTGCTGCAGAAATGGCATACAATTCTAGAAAGTTTTTCACTCGTGGAAACTTTTCTTGTGATAACTTAAAAATAACCCTTATTAGTAGCTCAGCTACTATTTTACCAGGGCTTACTCCCAAACTAATCAGTATGAGCCATAACAGGCTTAAATCGTTAGGTATTAACGTAGTAACGGGTACAAAACTAGTGAAATGTGAAGACGGCTTTTTATACCTTTCAAATGGAACTAAAATGTATCATTCCTTTTTGATTTTTGCAGGAGGAATTATTGCTTCGAGGGTTTCAGTTAATTTAGATCTTGAAAAAAATAAAAAAGGGCAAGTTATTGTAAATGAATATTTACAAGCAAAAAATCATAACAATATTTTTGCCATAGGAGATATAGCAGAAATAAAAAATAAAAAAGGCGAGATAATGCCTCCCAATGTCACGATTGCAAGAGAAAGTGGCATAAGAGCAGGTAGAAATATTCTACGTAAAATCAAAAAAAGAAAACTAAAAAAATGTGACCCCAAACTTGAAGGTATTTTAATAGCCCTTGGAGGAAAGTACGCAGTTGGAAACTTATATGGTTTAGTTCATGTAAAAGGACTTCTTGCTTATATTATAAAAAGATACGTTTTTCGCTCCTACAGAAATCCACTATTAGATCTTATTAAAATAGGATATAAAAAACTAAAAAAAAGAACCTTTAATTAAGCAGTAAATATTTTCTGCTTAATTCTTAAGCTCATAAACTAGGCTTTTTTCTAAGCTTGTACTAATAATAAGCTATGTTATACTTATATATTATGAGAAAAATATTTGTGATATTCTTCGCTTTATTAATACTTTCAAACAACATTTATGCTTATACATGGGATGAGTGTATTAACAAATATGAAAAAGCAAAACGCTTTAGTGACAATACGCGTTTATCTTATATATATTTAAAATCTACTAAAAATTGTTTGATAAAATTTAAAGATTTTTTAGTACAAAACCCTGACCCAGAGTTTAAAATTGAATCAATGGACGATAATATACTAATGCTTGATAAATATATATACACCCTACTTCCACGATATACTTTTTTACAAAATAATTTAGAAGCTATACCTAAATACTTACACCTTAATTCTTCAAAACCAATTTTGAACAAAGAATATGAGTATTTTAAAAAATTTAAAAACTGTAATGGCGTGCATGCTAATAATAAAATATATACAGCAAAACATTGTAAAATAAAAGACTCTAAAAACATACATTTTGACTTAAGTTATATAAATACTACGCTACGTTCAAAATTAGAAATAAACAAACTAACACTAAGTAAAGTGGGGACCTTCATCTATTATTCTATGTCAAAAGAAGGAATGTTTTATAATGTACTTCTAAAAGAAAAAAACTGCGTGTTTTATAAAGCTCCTAATGTTCTTACAGGACTTAATACCAGTCTTGATTATACAGATTTGGCAAAAAAATATGAAATTAGAAGTAATTGTCTGGCTATTCCTTCTAATAGTGGAGGTGGTGTATTTCAAGAAGGGAAACTTGTAGCTATCATTTCAAAAACAGTTTTTAACAAAAATACATTTTTATACAGCGTAGTTGAACCTATTTTAGTTTTTGAGCAGATGAAAGTAGAAAATGATAATCCCTAAGTATCTAAAGACTGGAATAAAA contains:
- a CDS encoding FAD-dependent oxidoreductase, yielding MEKVVIIGGGYAGIYALKELVKNKNIKITLIDKHTYHNLQPEVYDLIANKSTIADVTIDLTTLCMGFNHNYLEYKNLKVSNVDLEKKEIYTDEKEILSFDYLIIAAGTRTFFPKSITGLNHANDIKKLHHAVFFKQSFENQLFKKIADEAKICDDTHIAVIGAGLSGVEIAAEMAYNSRKFFTRGNFSCDNLKITLISSSATILPGLTPKLISMSHNRLKSLGINVVTGTKLVKCEDGFLYLSNGTKMYHSFLIFAGGIIASRVSVNLDLEKNKKGQVIVNEYLQAKNHNNIFAIGDIAEIKNKKGEIMPPNVTIARESGIRAGRNILRKIKKRKLKKCDPKLEGILIALGGKYAVGNLYGLVHVKGLLAYIIKRYVFRSYRNPLLDLIKIGYKKLKKRTFN